GTGTAGTCGGCGACCACGTCGCAGAGGCCGGCGGTGGTCGCGAGGGGCGCCGAGTACGCATTGTTCGGCGCGTAGTCGCTCGGCGGGTTGTTCACCCCGCCCCCGGTACACACGCGCGTGCCGGCGCCCGGGGTCGAGGGGCACTGGAACGCGGGGATCACGTTAGCGATCGCGGCTTGGTTCGCCGCGTTGTTCCAGTTCACCGTAAACGAGTACTGCTTGTACACGTTGTCCTGTTCGATGTACGGCAACAGGAACGGGGACCAACTGTGGATCACGCCCGACGTGGTGACCCCGGCCCGGCGCGCGGCCGAGAGCGAAACGTTGTCGGTCGCCCCCGACAACCCGCCCGGCGCGAAGCACCCGTAGGCGGAGTGGAAGTTGTTCATCCCCAGCCCGACCTGCTTCAAGTTGTTCTGGCACTTCATGCGCGCCGCGGACTCGCGCACCTTCTGCACCGCGGGGAGCAGGAGCCCGATCAGGATCGCGATGATGGCGATGACGACCAACAATTCAATCAGCGTGAACCCGCGCCGCGGGCTCGCGTGAACGGTCATATTGAACCTCGGAGGCTATTTTTGAAACGTGCCGCCGGCCCAGTGCCGGCGGGGGACCATTGGCGGGCGGGGGCTAGTAGTCGGCGGAAATCACTTCGCCGTCGCTGATGAGGCACAGGCGCATCCAGTTCGCGGCGTCGATCCCGTACCGCATGAAGCGGACCGAGCCGTCGCCCATCACCGCGTTGAAGCCGCCCGGGTGCGAGCTGCCGAACCGCACCGACCAGAATGAGGCCGACCGC
The Gemmata palustris DNA segment above includes these coding regions:
- a CDS encoding DUF1559 domain-containing protein, whose product is MTVHASPRRGFTLIELLVVIAIIAILIGLLLPAVQKVRESAARMKCQNNLKQVGLGMNNFHSAYGCFAPGGLSGATDNVSLSAARRAGVTTSGVIHSWSPFLLPYIEQDNVYKQYSFTVNWNNAANQAAIANVIPAFQCPSTPGAGTRVCTGGGVNNPPSDYAPNNAYSAPLATTAGLCDVVADYTGILQVNRSWTIPEIVDGTSNTLMLSECAGRPDRWVKGKMVTAGGGQDGGWANRDNEYIVHGALASDGVTAPGPCHTNCNNGNEVYSFHMGGANHVFADGSVHFISANMDIRQFVKFITRRAGDITPSDY